The genomic stretch GGCGACGGCAGCCGGATTTACGTCGGGCTCGAAAATGCTGATGGCATGGCCGCGATCGATACCATGACCAACAAGGTCATTTCGACGAGCCCTGTCGGTCAGGCGCCGCAGGCCATCAACTACGTTCCCAACGCCGTGCCCGAGGGAGACGGCACCGCTCACCTGCAGCCGCTGGGTGTCGCCGGCCAGGCCGTGCATCTGGCTTTGGGCGCAGTGCATTCAGGCAACACGGCGGAGGATAAGGCCGCGACCAGCGTTTCGCTGTTCGATCAAGGCCTGATCCAGATATTGCAGGCCTCGGTAACCGGGCTTGAACCGAAGCAGCCCTACGTCCTCGCGTTTGCCCGCGAGTTTGATGGAAAAGGGCCGCTCGAGCCGCTGTCGGCATTCATGACCAATCCGGCAGGCTCAGCGATCGTCAATGCCACCGGGCCGATCCGCCAAATCGTGCGCGGCGAGGACAAGACCCAGCGCCGCTATCTTGTGATCGCGCAGGGTCGCGCCGACAGTCCGGGCCCGATCGCACAGGTGCAGTTGCGATAGCGGCGTCGCGGCCCTTAAACAGGCCCAAGAAAGGGGATATATGATGACCGCAGCAGCAGCCATCAGGTTGACTGCAGCAATCCCGCGGATCGGCGCCACCACCAGCGGAGCCCTCGCATTTCCGGCCATCGGCAAGTCGCTCATGACAAAAATTTTGCTGATCGAGGACGACGATGAAACGGCACAAGAGGTTACCGCCGAGCTGGTCGAGCGTGGTTTCGACGTGGAATGGAGTGCTGATGGAACGGCAGGGCTGGCCTCGGCCCGTTCGTCATGCCCCGACGTCTTGATCGTGGATCGGATGCTGCCCGGCATGGACGGCCTCTCGATCATTGAGACACTGCGGCAGGAGCAGGTGCGCACCCCAGTGCTGGTTCTGAGCGCGTTGGGTGCGATCGACGACCGCGTGCGCGGATTGCGGGCGGGCGGCGACGATTATCTGACCAAGCCGTTCGCGATCCTCGAACTCGTGGCGCGGATCGAGGCGCTGCTGCGCCGGCCGGCGCAATCACGCGAGACCATCCTTCGCGTGGGGGCGCTGGAGCTCGACCTGATCGAGCGAACGGCCAGACGCGGCGCCCGCGAGATCGATTTGTTGCCGCGGGAATTTCGCCTGCTCGAATACATGATGCAACGCTGCGACCAGTTGCTGACGCGGGCCATGCTGCTCGAAGAAGTCTGGAACTACAAATTCGTGCCGGCGACCAATCTCGTGGACGTGCACATGGGCCGGCTGCGCCACAAAGTGGACGGCCCGGACGAAACACCCATGATCCACAATGTCCGCGGCGCCGGATTTATCCTGCGTACGCCGACCTGATGCCGTGCCACGCCATCCTCAGGACGGAGTGAGCGCATGATCTGGCCTGAACTCGTGCGCTCGACTTCGTTTCGCCGGGCGCTGGTGCTGGCGGCGGCGTTGACGGCGATCATCGTCGCGCTATTCGGCTTCGTCTACTGGAAAACCGACAGCTACCTGACGGCACGATCCGATCAGATGATCATGACGCAACTCAACGTCATTTCCCTGCTGTCGGATCAGCGCCTGCTGGACGCGATCGACGCGCATCTGAGGGAGGATTCGCGTGGTGTCCAGTTCGCCGGCTTGTTTGGAGCCGACGGAAGCCGCATTGCCGGCAACATCGCCAAGTTGCCGCCCGGCCTCAAAACCGGAACTCCGGCGCACCGCGTGCAGATCATGGCGATACGTGCGGCAAGCCTCGAAAATCAGGTGGTGCAGGGCGTGGCGCGGCAACTGCCGGATGGCGAGGTGCTGGTGATCGGGCGACTGGTCGATGAAACCGTCGATGTCGCCCGTGTCATCGGTCAGGCGCTCGGGCTTGGTCTGGTGTTTGCACTGGGCCTCTGCCTGGTGGCGGGCACGCTGGCGAGCCTTCGTGCAGCCAAGCGGGTCGAGGAGGTCAGCACGCGGGTTCAGCGCATCGTTGCCGGCGACCTGCACGAGCGGCTGCCCCAGAGCGACAACGGCGATCCGTTCTCGAAACTGGCCGCGATCGTCAACGGCATGCTCGACGAAATGGAAACCATGATCGATGCGCTCGCCGGCGTCGGCAACGACATTGCCCATGATTTGCGAACGCCGTTGACGCGCGCACGCCTGACCCTGGAACGCGGTCGCGCCAACGCGGTAACCCTCGAGCAGCTTCAGGCCACTGCCGACAAGACGATCACCGGCATCGATCAATCGCTGGCGATCGTCACCGCCTTGCTGCGGTTGGCGGAAATCGAGAACAGCCGGCGCTCCGCCGGCTTCGGTGTCGTTGCACTCGATCAATTGCTGCGCGAGGTCCGCGACATCTACGAACCGATTGCCGAAACCAAGGAGATCGCCCTGAAGGTTAAGGCCTCGCCGGAATTATCGGTCCATGGCGATCGCGACCTGTTGATCGAGGCGGTGGCCAACCTCGTCGACAACGCCATCAAGTTTACCCCGGTGGGCGGAAGGGTCGATATCGATCTGATCCGCGGCGAAGGTGAAAGCGTGATGCGCGTCAGCGATACCGGACGCGGTATCAGTGAAGGCGAACGCGACGCCGTATTGCGTCGCTTTTATCGCTCGGAAAAAGACCGGAATACCCCGGGCGTTGGCCTCGGTCTCAACCTGGTTGCCGCGATTGTGAAGTTGCACGGCTTTCGGCTGGCGATCTTTCCCGGTCCCGGTTGCCGGGTGGAAATAGCTTGTCCGGATCAAGTGCCGTGATCATGCGGTGAAATGCCGTCATGGTTCACTCCGGTGATGAGTTTCAACAACGGCACGATGCGGCGCCGTAGCAGCTGGAATCGATTATCAAGCGATTTAGGGTTGTGACGTTGCCTTGAGCGCGAGGCGTCGTTCCGGGCCAATCAATGGTTCCCGCTGGAACTCCTCCGAATCTTACGCGTTATCTCCAGCAACGGAGGTATCCCATGGCTGAGAAATTCGATCCGGCGCGGCACGACAAGCACGCCGCCAATCCCCGTGAGGCGCATGCGGCCGATCGGGAGATCCATGCGAAACTCGAGACCGGCCTGATGGACAGCTTTCCGGCCTCCGATCCCGTCAGCGCCACGCAACCGGCGCCGTCGAAACATGACCGCGATCGCTAACGGCGTTGCGTTGAGTTTGAGAGAACGGCCTCCGATGCGGAGGCCGTTCTTTTAAGTGGACACTCAATAATGCGGCGGCGGATCGTTTGCCGGGCCGGTCGCGTTGCTTTCCGCTTCCTGCACACGCTCCTTCAGCGCCGCGATCTGGCGCGTCAGCGCATCGATCTGCTGCCATTGCGCGGTGATGGTCAGGTTCAGCATCTCGATGGTCTCGTCCTGGAATGTCAGCCGCACCTCCAGCGCGTCGATGCGGTCGCTCAGCGCCTTCGCCTCACTCATCGGAAGCCCCGTCCGTTCCGCGCTCGCGCAAGCCGTGTCCCAGCGCGACGCGTTCGTCGAACACAAAACAGTCACCGCGCCAGCGGCTTTGGTCTTCCGGCACGCCCTCCAGATATCGCAGGATGCCGCCCTTGAGATGATAGACCTCGGCAAAGCCGCGCGAGAGCAGATAGGCGCTGGCTTTTTCACATCTGATACCGCCGGTGCAGAACATCGCGATCTTCCGGTGCTTTGCCGGATCGAGATGTCGGGCGGTAAATTCCTTGAACTGGCCAAAGCTCCGGATGCCTGGATCGACCGCGCCTTCAAAGGTCCCCATCGCGACCTCGAAGGCGTTGCGGGTATCGATCACGAGCGTGTCGGGGGCCGCGATCAGCGCGTTCCAGTCGGCGGGATCGACATAGGTGCCGACCTGTTTCGTCGGATCGACCTCCGCATCGCCGAGCGTGACGATTTCCTTCTTCAGCCGCACCTTCATATGCCCAAACGGCATGGTCGAGCTGGACGAGAATTTCAGCTCGAGGTTGTCGAGCCGGCCGCCGAACAGGGGGCCATGTTGCAACTCGCCCACGAACGCATCGATGGCCTCCGGCGTGCCGGCAACCGTGCCGTTGATGCCCTCCGGCGCCAGCAGTACGCTGCCCTTCAGCCCAAGGCGAACGCAGATTGCGTGCAGCGGCTCGCGCAACTCCCGGAAATCCGGGACCCGGGCAAATTGATAGAAGGCGGCGACCTTGTGGGGCATCCCGGGGGTTTATCAGCCAGCCAGGGCAGGGGAAACCCCACAAAACAGGGATCATTCCAGCGTTTACCAAGCAGGGCTGGGGCGCCAATTCTCTGGTATGCCAGCCATTGCCCTGCCCGGGATGAATGTGTCATGTAACCCCGTTTCCGCAGGGGCAAACGCAGCAAAAACAACGGTCAAGTGAGCAATCTGTCATGAGGAATTTCCATTTCGCCGGCCGTTCGACGGTCCACACCCAGAACGCGATGGTGGCGACGTCGCATCCGGCGGCGGCGCTGGTGGCGGTCGACGTGATGCGCGCCGGCGGTACCGCCGTGGACGCTGCGATCGCGGCCTCCGCGCTGCTGGCGGTGATCGAGCCGCAATCGACCGGGATCGGCGGCGACTGCTTCGCGTTGGTGCAGCCCAAAGGCGAGGGCAAGATCACAGCCTATAACGGCTCGGGCCGCGCGCCGATGGCGGCAACGGCCGATTGGTATCTGGAACGCAAGATCCATTCGGTGCCGCTGACGTCGGCGCATGCAGTCAGCATTCCCGGCGCCATCGATGCCTGGGACACGCTGCTGCGCGATCATGGCAAGCTCGGTTTCGACACTTTGCTGCAGCCCGCGATCAAGGCCGCGGAAGAAGGCTACATCGTCGCCCCGCGCATCGCCTTCGACTGGAAGAACGGCTTTGACAAGCTGAAGAACGGCACCAACACCGCGCGCTATCTGCTGCCGCATGGCAGGCCCGCGGTCGCCGGCGACGTGATCCATCAGCCCGAACTCGGCAAGACGCTGCGCGCGATCGCCAAGGGCGGCCGCGATGCGTTCTACAGCGGCGAGATTGCCGCCGACATGGTCGATACCCTGCGCGGCATCGGCGGTCTGCACACGCTGGAAGATTTCGCCGCGCATTCGACCGAGACCACGTCGCCGATCGGCACCATCTATAAGGGCCACGACGTCTGGCAGTGCCCGCCGAACGGCCCGGGCATTACCATGCTGGTCATGCTGAACATCCTCTCCCGCTTCGACCTGACGAAGTTTCCGGCGCTCAGCGTCGAACGCTTCCACCTCGAAGCTGAGGCGGCGCGGATCGCCTACATGATGCGCGAGCAATATATCGGCGATCCCCAGCAGGTTCACGTCGACGTCGCCGGCATTCTGGCAAAGGAATTCGCCGACGAGCATATCAGCAAGATCCGGATGGACGGGCTGCTTGATCTACCCAACGTCGCGCCGCCGATGAATCCGTCGACCGTCTATATCACCGTGGTCGACAAGGACCGCAACGTTTGCTCGTTCATCAACTCGATCGCGCACTCCTTCGGTTCGGCGATCGTGTCGAACAAGACCGGCATTCTGCTGCAGAATCGCGCCGGCGGCTTCCGTATCCAGCCCGGCCATCCCAATTGCATCGCGCCGGGCAAGCGGCCGCTTCATACGATCATCCCGAGCCTTGCGACCAAAAACGGCCGCGCGGTGATGCCGTTCGGCGTGATGGGCGGGCAGTATCAGCCGGTCGGCCAGACCCATGTGCTGACCAACATGCTGGACTACGGCTGCGACGTGCAGGAAGCGATCGATATGCCGCGCGGTTTGCATTACGAGGGCGTCTACCAGCTCGAGGACAGCGTGCCGGCCGACATTGTTGAGGGCCTGAAAAAGATCGGGCACAAGACCACCAGCGTGGTCGGCCCGCTCGGCGGCGGCCAGGCGATCTGGATCGACTGGGACAAGGGCACGCTGACCGGCGGTTCCGATCCGCGCAAGGATGGCTGCGCGCTGGGGTATTGAGGCGTCGCTGTTTTCTGCCCGTTGATCACTTGAAAATGGCTATGGAAATAGCCCGCTCTGGGCTAGAGACATCCGTCCTTTAGAAGGGGTGCCCAATATGCGATCTTCCCGACGCACGATCATCAAAACCAGCTTTGCCGCGATAGCGGCAGCGGTTTCAACGCCCGTTGTTATTGCCACGATGGCATCAGCCCAGACCGCAGGAAAACCCATGACCACAGCATCAGGTTTGCAGATCATCGACAGCACTGTCGGCACCGGCGCTTCGCCGAAACCCGGCCAGACCTGCGTCATGCATTACACCGGCTGGCTCTACGAAAACGGCGTGAAGGGCAAGAAATTCGACTCTTCCGTCGACCGCAACGAGCCGTTCGAATTTCCGATCGGGCAGCACAGGGTGATCGCCGGCTGGGACGAGGGCGTCGCCACCATGAAGGTCGGCGGCAAGCGCACGCTGATCATCCCGCCCGCGCTCGGCTACGGCGCCCGCGGCGCCGGCGGCGTGATCCCGCCCAACGCGACGCTGATGTTCGATGTCGAATTGCTCGCAGTGAAATAAGCGCCGCGAGGGAAGGGAGCGCGTATTGTGAAGGTCTCCATCCTCGACGACTATTTCGACACGCTGCGCACCCTCGACTGCTTTCGCAAGCTCGACGGCCATGACGTCACGATCTGGAACGATCACCTCCAGGATGTTGACGCGCTGGCGGACCGCCTGCGCGACACCGAAGCGCTGGTGCTGATCCGCGAGCGGACGCAAATCCGCACGCCACTTCTGGAGCGGTTGCCGAAGCTGAAGCTGATCAGCCAGCGCAGCGTCTATCCCCATATCGACATCGACACCTGCACCCGGCTCGGCATCGTCGTGTCGTCGGGCCAGCACGCCGATACGCCGTCCTATGCCACCGCCGAATTCACCTGGGGCCTGATCCTCTCGGCGATGCGCGCGATCCCGCAGCAGATGGCGGCGCTGAAGGCCGGCAAATGGCAGATCGGTGTCGGCCACACCTTGCGCGGCAAGACGCTCGGCATCTACGGCTACGGGCGGATCGGCGCGGTCGTTGCCGGTTACGGCAAGGCGTTCGGCATGAAGGTGCTGGTATGGGCGCGGGAAGCAGCACTGGCGAAAGCGCGCGCCGACGGTTACGAGACCGCCAGCAGCAAGGCAGACTTCTTCGAGCGATGCGATGTGCTCTCGCTGCATATGCGGCTGGTCGACGCCACCCGCGGCATCGTCAAGGCGGACGATCTCGCGCGCATGAAGCCGACGGCGCTCCTGGTCAATACCAGCCGCGCGCCGCTGATCGAGCCGAACGCACTGGTCAATGCACTGCGGGCCGGGCGGCCCGGCATGGCGGCGGTGGACGTTTACGAGAAGGAACCGCTGCGCGACGTCAACGATCCCCTGCTGACCATGGACAACGTCGTTTGCACCCCGCATCTCGGCTACGTCTCGCGCGACGAATACGAAATCCAGTTCACCGACATTTTCGACCAGATCGTGGCTTGCGCCGCGGGCACACCGACGAATGTCGTCAATCCGGATGTGATGGGCAACCGGCGGTGAGACTCCCTCGCCCCGCTTGAGACTCCCTCGCCCCGCTTGCGGGGAGAGGGCTGGGGTGAGGGGGACTCTCCGCAAATTCGGATTCGCGGATAGTCCCCCTCACCCGAAGCCTTCGGCTTCGACCTCGCCCGCAAGCGGAGCGAGGTAACAAAAGAGACCGGCCCAAACGGACCGGTCTCTTTGATTGCAATCGAACCAGCGCCGATCAGAGGTTCTTGTTCGCCGCGGCAGCCGCCTTGTTGGCGGCGTCTTTCGTCGCTTCCTTGGCGTCGCCGACGGCCTTCTGGCCCTTGCCCTTCACTTCCTGAATCACGCCTTCGCCCTGCAGGCGATCGGAACCGGTGGCTTCGCCGATGCCCTGCTTGGCCTTGCCGATTGCCTCGTTGGTCGCGCCTTTGATCTTGTCTGCGGTTGCGCCCATGGGAACTCTCCTTTGTTAAGCGTCGACAGGACAAGCCTCGTATGCGCCGATCGTTCCTTTATTCGTCTGGTCTGCGATCACGGTTTTATGTACCGTTCGCGAATGAACATTTCAGCGAAAGCAGCATGATGTCAGGCTCTCACGATCACACCCATTCCGGTCATTCCCGCGGCGATCATTCCCACGATCACGACGAGCGCTGGAAGCATGACGGCGTCCGCGTCATTCCCGGCAATCAGCTCGATCCCAACGTGCCGTCGACTGCGGGCATGGACCGCAAGGCCGCGATCAACTTCGCGCGCGTCGGGGCGCAGAAATTATGGGCGGGCACGGTCACCATCAGGCCCGACGCCAAGACCGGCGCGCATCATCACGGCCATCTCGAAAGCATCATCTATGTCGTGAAGGGCAAGGCGCGGATGCGCTGGGGCGAGCAGCTGCAGTTCACCGCGGAAGCGGGTCCCGGCGATTTCATTTTCGTGCCGCCTTACGTGCCGCATCAGGAGATCAATGCCAGCCGCGACGAGACGCTCGAATGCGTGCTGGTGCGCAGCGACGGCGAGGCAGTCGCGATCAATCTCGACATCGAGCCGGTGGAGAAGCCGGAGACCGTGCTCTGGGTCGACCCGGTGCACAGGGACCCGGCGGAGAAGAAGTAGGGGCGTCTATCCGCCGGCCACGCTTAAGCGTCGCCGGCGGAATCGCATGCGGGATCCGTCGTCTGCCTCAGTCCCGTTTTATCGTGACCAGCGTAATGTCATTCATCAGGCTGTTGGCCAGCAGGAAATTGCCGTCGCGCGTGACCGACGTGTTGCGCACGATGTTTCCGCCGCCGGGGATCGCCCAGCTCTGGAATTTTTCGGTCTTGGGATCGAAGCGCACCACGGTATTCGGGGTCGAGCCGGACTCGCTATACCAGATGATATCGTTGATCGCCGAGATGCCATACGGCTCCGACTTCGGCCCGCTCGGCGACTGCCATTCCGTCACCTTGCCGGTCGCCGGATCAAGACGGCCGAGATAACCGCGCGCATAGTCGGAGTACCACACGATGTCGTCGCTCGTGATCGTGATGCGGCGCGGTCGCGATGCCGCATCCGGCAGCCGGTACTCGCGAAATTCCATCGTCTTTGGATCGATGCTGCCGACCTGGTTGGTGCCGAACTCCACGAAGAAAATGTTGCCTTTCGAATTCAACGCCATGCCGTAGGGGCGCGAATTGGCGGTCGGTGGCGTGAGCAGCTTGATCTCGCCGCTCTCCGGGTCAAGACGACCGATCCGGTTGAGGTTCTGCATCGTGAACCACAGGATTCCGTTTTTGTCGAAGATGAGCGTATGCGGATCGCCCTGCTCCGGGGTCGGGTATTCGGTGTCGGCTCCGGTCTTCGGGTCGAGCTTTCCGATCAGGGATCCGGTGTTGCCGGTGTACCAGATGTTGCCGTCATGATCCTCCTGCAGCCCGTGCGGTCCGGAGTGCGGCGTCTTGAGCTTGAATTCCGTGAATTTGCCGGTCGCGGGATCCAGCCGGCCGAGCACGTTGGCCAATTGGCCGGTGTACCAGAGCGCACCGTCCTTCGTTGCCAACGGGTCATGCGGTCGCGAGCCCGGGGTGGGGACCTGCCATTTCTGGAACGAAACCTCGGCCGGTCCCGGAATGACCACGCCGTCGGGCTTGCCCTTTTCCGGGAAGCTCTGGATCAGGTAGGCCTTGAGCGGCTCGATCTGATCAGCCGGCAGCGGAGCGCCTTGATTGACCATCATCCGCAGCACGGTGCTCCAGCCGTTCGCCGTATAGCCCGAACCCACGCGGCTCAACAACGTATGGCAGATGTTGCAATTGGCCTCGGCTAACTCCTTGCCGGGTCCGTCGGGCAGCTGTTGGCCGATCGCGGGAAATCCGGAGCAGAGCAGCGCAGTCGTCAAAACCGCGCACGATGTTTTGAACATAATTCCTCCCTGAGTTTCGCGCACTACGGTGTCCCGCTGCGCATCAATTCGCTCCTTCATGCCGGATTTTTCCGGCCAGGCGGCCGCCAAGACTAAGCCGTCTTCCCGAGCGCAGGCTCGCGCTGTTTTGGCGGCCTTGTTCACAAAATCGTGGGTCCATCCGACATTGTGGAATGGAGCGACGCGCGCTTGCGTCGGTTCGCTCGCAAACAAGCGCGCGGGCTGCTATCGTGCCGGCAGCAACACCGGACGAGGAATCCGGGAGCGAAAGGGAGAGCAGTTATGACTGGTTCGAAGCATCCGCTGCCACGGCGCGCGGTGATCAAGGGCATCGGCGTGGGTGTGGCCGCCGGGATGACGGGCGCCATGCCGGTGCAGGCCGCGACCGCGGATGCCCCCGCCGGCGGAGAAATCTGGAGCAGCGAATACTGGGCCAAGAAGGGCGATATTCCGCTGTGGATATATCGCAAGCGGCTCGGCGCGCCCAAGGCCGGCGAGCCGGCACGGCCGGTCCTGTTCTTCGTCCATGGCTCGTCGGTGACATCCAGGACGTTCGATCTCAACGTGCCTGGGCACGGCGAATATTCGGTCATGAACGAATTCGCCCGCTACGGTTTTGACTGCTGGACCATGGATCACGAGAATTACGGCAAGTCGGGCCGCACGTCCGGCAATGCCGATATCGCCAGCGGCGTCGAGGATCTCAAGGTCGCCGTCGAAGTCGTCACCCGCGAAACCGGCCAGAAGAAGTTTCATTTCCTCGGCGAGTCCTCCGGCGCACTGCGCGCCGGCGCCTATGCCATGGCGGCGCCCGAGCACATCGACCGGCTGGTGTTCGCAGCCTTCACCTACAAGGGCGAGGGATCGCCGACCCTGACCAAGCGCGCCGAGCAGCTTGAATATTATCGCTCGCACAACATGCGCAAACGCGACCGCGAGATGATCAGATCAATCGCGACCCGCGACAAGCCCGGCACCTCCGATCCCGCCGCCATTGAGGCGCTGGCGGACGCCGAGATGGTGTTCGGCGACCAGATCCCGACCGGCACCTATCTCGACATGACCGCCAATCTGCCGGTGGTCCACCCGGAGAAGGTGCTGGCGCCGGTGCTGCTGGTGCGCGGCGAATATGACGGCATCGCCACCGTCGCCGACCTCGAGGAATTCTATAACAAGCTACCGAGCGGCGACCGCCAGTTCATCATCCTGCCCGGCACCGCCCATTCGGTGACGCTGGCGACCAACCGGCAATTGTTCTGGCACGTCACGCGGGCGTTTCTGACGATGCCGACCCCGATTGCGACGTGAGGGTTCGGCCGGCCTCTCAACGTCATTGCGAGCGTAGCGAAGCAATCCATCGTGCAGCAAGGAAGAATGGATTGCTTCGTCGCGAGTGCTCCTCGCAATGACGGTTGCCCTGCTTAAAGCCGGGCATGACGGCTCGCTCTAGTAGCTGATCCGCAGTCCGACGCCGCCGTGGATGGTATTGCCGACCGGCTGCGGGCCGGCGGTGCCGTTGACGAAGAGGTCGGCGATCCAGCCATTGGTGATCCGGAAGCCGAGGCGGCCGCCATATTCGAACCAGCTCTGGTTACCGATCGTCGGCACCACCAGGCCATCGCCGGTGACGGTGGCGACAATGCCGGAATGCGTGGCAAAGGATTGCACGAACCCGCCATTGATATTGGCCTCGACGCTGGAGCCGAACAGATGCGTCCATTGCCCGCCGACCTTGACCAGGTTGGTTCGATCGGTGCCGCCGGCGATCGAGGCATCGAACGGGTTGAACGCGGCGGCGGGATCCGTGTAGCCCTTGACCCGCTGCCATAGCTGCCAGACCTCGACGGAGGCTGCGACTTCATCGCGAGGCGACAGCCGGCTGATCCAGCCCGCACGGCCATAGGCGCCGTAATTGTCTGCCGTTGTCTGGCTATCCAGCGACACCGCCCCGAGGCTCGTCATATAGCCGCGGCGATAGCGCACTTTCTCATAGGGGGTGAGGATCGCCCCGATATCGAAGAACGGCCGCGACGAGCCCCAGTCGACGAAATCATAGCGCAGCGCGAACGCACCGATCGGCGCGCTGGCGACGCTGTAGCCGCCCTCGCTGTATTGGGTGTAGGCGATGCCCGCCAGCAGCGACAGATTGGCGGTCAGGCTCTTGCGGCCGTGGATGCCGGCCGAAAACGATCCGGCCGAGCCGAATGCGCTGACGCAATCGCTGCAATTGACCTGTTCGTTGACCCCGAGCAGCACCGAGCCGAGCACGCGATTGGTGATCATCTGGTTGAAGCGTTGCTTGGCCAGATCGTTGATCGATCCCCCGCTGGAATCCGAGCCGGTCGGAGTAGGGGTCGGAGTAGGGGTGGGTGTCGGCGTTGGAGTAGGCGTCGGGGTTGGTGTTGGCGTCGCGCCACACTCGGTACAATCGCCATTCACAACGGTGTCTCCCGCCGCAAACGCAGGCGTCGGCTGGATCTGAACCAGCAAAAGCCAGATTGCGGCGAGTGCGGCCGACGCTAACAGGCAGCGGATGAATCTTGCCATCGTCAGCGCCCGCACAGCATGCCGGTGGGATCGTCGTCGACGGCCGGTATCACGGCCGGCGTTGCGTCGGCATATTGGCTGGTGCTGCAAAGCCCGGGCGTCCCGCCGCAATTGGATGCGAAGCTCCAGGGGACGTTGTTGGCTTTTACAATCGTGATCTTGCCGCCGTTCGAGGTGATGACCGCGGTTTCGCCGGGCTCTGTCAGCTCGATGCATTGAAAGGTGACGGTGCAGACGGTCGCGGCACCCTCCTGCAGCTTGATGGTGCTCTTGCCCCGCTGCGCCAGGATATCGAGGATGGTGCCGCGGACGCCGATGGTCGCGAGCGGCGTCGTGATCTTGTAGGCGGCCTTTTGCGAATTTCCGGTGACGAAGCGAAAGGCGCCCGATGTCAACTTCACCGCGACGTCACGATAATGGTGTTCGTCGTCAAACACGGTGCGGTCGAGCGTGATCGTCGCATTCGGACCGAGCGACAAATTGGTGCTGTCGGCCATCACCAGCCGCGTTGCGCTGTCGAGGCCGGTACGCACGACTTCGTCCCGCAACAGGCTATCGCCGACATTGATCTGGGTGGTTGCCGATGCCGCCACGCGGACGACTTCATTCTTGACGACAGCGGCTTCGCCGACGCGGGTTTGCGCGTGAACGGGACTTGCCATCAGCGCGACTACGAAACTGAACGCAAATGCAGAAAGAAAGCAGTGACGCGAATTCATTTCATTACCGATCGATCTATCCCGACATCGTACCGGATCGCGTGTGCATGCGATGTGGCAGATTTATCACAAGCAGCGCCTTACTAGCTCGATGGTTAGTGGCAACGAAACCAAGATGCGTTCAATGCGATGGACATAAAAATCCGCTCCGCTCACACTTGAGTTTGTCCGTAATTCCATTGATCCGTGAGCATCGTGCGCGAATCACCTTCTGTTCTCCGTCGTTCGGCCGCGCACACCGCGATTATTGCGGGAGTTATTTTTTTCATCGCGCATTTCGCGATGCTGATCGGCCTGACCACGCCGGAGAAATTCTATTTCGACGAGGTGCATTATGTGCCGGCGGCGCGGCAGTTGCTCGAGCCTGTGATGCCGACACCGATGCTCAACCCGATGCATCCGCCGCTGGCAAAGCAGCTGATCGCGCTGTCGATCCATTCGTTCGGCGACGGGCCGCTGGGCTGGCGTTATCCGGGCGTGCTGTTCGGATCGCTCGCTATTGTCGCGGTGTATCTGTGCGGCCTGGCGCTGTTTGCAGCCCAGGGACCTGCGATCGCCGCCAGCCTGCTCGCCTTTTTCAACCAGATGCTGTTCGTGCAGTCGCGGATCGCGATGCTGGATATTT from Bradyrhizobium sp. Ash2021 encodes the following:
- a CDS encoding FecR domain-containing protein is translated as MASPVHAQTRVGEAAVVKNEVVRVAASATTQINVGDSLLRDEVVRTGLDSATRLVMADSTNLSLGPNATITLDRTVFDDEHHYRDVAVKLTSGAFRFVTGNSQKAAYKITTPLATIGVRGTILDILAQRGKSTIKLQEGAATVCTVTFQCIELTEPGETAVITSNGGKITIVKANNVPWSFASNCGGTPGLCSTSQYADATPAVIPAVDDDPTGMLCGR
- a CDS encoding cupin domain-containing protein → MSGSHDHTHSGHSRGDHSHDHDERWKHDGVRVIPGNQLDPNVPSTAGMDRKAAINFARVGAQKLWAGTVTIRPDAKTGAHHHGHLESIIYVVKGKARMRWGEQLQFTAEAGPGDFIFVPPYVPHQEINASRDETLECVLVRSDGEAVAINLDIEPVEKPETVLWVDPVHRDPAEKK
- a CDS encoding CsbD family protein produces the protein MGATADKIKGATNEAIGKAKQGIGEATGSDRLQGEGVIQEVKGKGQKAVGDAKEATKDAANKAAAAANKNL
- a CDS encoding alpha/beta fold hydrolase; protein product: MTGSKHPLPRRAVIKGIGVGVAAGMTGAMPVQAATADAPAGGEIWSSEYWAKKGDIPLWIYRKRLGAPKAGEPARPVLFFVHGSSVTSRTFDLNVPGHGEYSVMNEFARYGFDCWTMDHENYGKSGRTSGNADIASGVEDLKVAVEVVTRETGQKKFHFLGESSGALRAGAYAMAAPEHIDRLVFAAFTYKGEGSPTLTKRAEQLEYYRSHNMRKRDREMIRSIATRDKPGTSDPAAIEALADAEMVFGDQIPTGTYLDMTANLPVVHPEKVLAPVLLVRGEYDGIATVADLEEFYNKLPSGDRQFIILPGTAHSVTLATNRQLFWHVTRAFLTMPTPIAT